The proteins below come from a single Micromonospora citrea genomic window:
- a CDS encoding glutamate--cysteine ligase — MGEEVGARTFSREDRARYREKVRRCLDVFAEMLRESRFDVDRPMTGLEIELNLVDDESMPAMRNADVLAAIADPHFQTELGQFNVEINVAPRRLAGTGTAEFEQHVRASLNAAEEKARTIGAHMVMIGILPTLRPEHLTAATLSANPRYELLNEQIFAARGEDLRIAINGIERLAVTADTITPEAACTSTQFHLQVSPAQFADYWNAAQAIAGIQVALGANAPLFFGRELWRETRIPLFQQATDTRSEEIKAQGVRPRVWFGERWITTVFDLFEENVRYFPALLPVCDPEDPAEALAAGGVPKLAELRLHNGTVYRWNRPVYDVLKGRPHLRVENRVLPAGPTVLDTVANGAFYFGLVRALAEADRPLWSQMSFSAAEENFTSCARHGIDAQVFWPGLGYLPVTELVLRRLLPLAHHGLDRWGLEPSERDRLLGIIEQRCLTGRNGASWQVETLHRLESTDHLDRPEALREVVRHYVTLMHSNRPVHEWPIP, encoded by the coding sequence ATGGGCGAGGAAGTCGGCGCGCGGACCTTCAGCCGCGAGGATCGGGCCCGCTACCGGGAGAAGGTACGCCGTTGCCTCGACGTCTTCGCCGAGATGCTGCGCGAGTCGCGGTTCGACGTCGACCGGCCGATGACGGGGCTGGAGATCGAGCTCAACCTGGTCGACGACGAGTCGATGCCCGCGATGCGCAACGCCGACGTGCTGGCCGCCATCGCTGACCCGCACTTCCAGACCGAGCTGGGCCAGTTCAACGTGGAGATCAACGTGGCGCCCCGGCGGCTCGCCGGCACCGGCACCGCCGAGTTCGAGCAGCACGTGCGGGCCAGCCTGAACGCCGCCGAGGAGAAGGCCCGCACCATCGGCGCGCACATGGTGATGATCGGCATCCTGCCGACGCTGCGCCCGGAGCACCTGACCGCGGCGACGCTCTCCGCCAACCCCCGCTACGAACTGCTCAACGAGCAGATCTTCGCGGCGCGGGGCGAGGACCTGCGGATCGCCATCAACGGGATCGAGCGGCTCGCCGTCACCGCCGACACCATCACCCCCGAGGCGGCCTGCACCAGCACGCAGTTCCACCTCCAGGTCAGCCCCGCCCAGTTCGCCGACTACTGGAACGCCGCCCAGGCCATCGCCGGCATCCAGGTGGCGCTCGGCGCCAACGCGCCGCTGTTCTTCGGCCGGGAACTGTGGCGGGAGACCCGCATCCCGCTGTTCCAACAGGCCACCGACACGCGCTCCGAGGAGATCAAGGCGCAGGGCGTACGCCCCCGCGTCTGGTTCGGGGAACGCTGGATCACCACCGTGTTCGACCTGTTCGAGGAGAACGTCCGCTACTTCCCGGCGCTGCTGCCGGTCTGCGACCCGGAGGACCCGGCTGAGGCGCTCGCCGCCGGCGGGGTGCCGAAGCTCGCCGAGCTGCGGCTGCACAACGGCACCGTCTACCGGTGGAACCGACCCGTCTACGACGTGCTCAAGGGGCGGCCGCACCTGCGGGTGGAGAACCGGGTGCTGCCGGCCGGGCCGACCGTGCTCGACACCGTCGCCAACGGCGCCTTCTACTTCGGCCTGGTCCGGGCCCTCGCCGAGGCCGACCGGCCGCTGTGGTCGCAGATGTCGTTCAGCGCCGCCGAGGAGAACTTCACCAGCTGCGCCCGGCACGGCATCGACGCCCAGGTCTTCTGGCCGGGCCTGGGCTACCTTCCGGTCACCGAGCTGGTGCTGCGCCGGCTGCTGCCGCTGGCCCACCACGGGCTGGACCGCTGGGGCCTGGAGCCGAGCGAGCGAGACCGCCTGCTCGGCATCATCGAGCAGCGCTGCCTGACCGGGCGCAACGGCGCGAGCTGGCAGGTGGAGACGCTGCACCGGTTGGAGTCCACCGACCACCTCGATCGGCCGGAGGCGCTGCGCGAGGTGGTGCGGCACTACGTGACGCTGATGCACAGCAACCGGCCGGTCCACGAGTGGCCCATCCCCTGA
- a CDS encoding GNAT family N-acetyltransferase, translated as MSDSRVRTVVAGPPQTVPGLMTAWGRGWAVSRGTPAPVPIPGGFRVDVGLPGHRVRHVLHTYDADSLGRLGRELTAPGTWIKVGGRRAGLRAALPDRWTLDSAGYLMSAPLTPGAVEPPAPYATRVLAEGGVVVATVLDAHGRRAASGRLAGAGEFAVVDQVETLPAHRRRGLGSVVMRALCDHAAGLGMRTGVLVATDDGRALYRALGWTVRSEVSGAYLREEPGPS; from the coding sequence ATGTCGGATTCGCGCGTCCGGACCGTCGTGGCCGGCCCTCCGCAGACCGTGCCGGGGCTGATGACGGCCTGGGGGCGCGGCTGGGCCGTCTCCCGGGGCACTCCCGCCCCGGTCCCGATCCCCGGAGGCTTCCGCGTCGACGTCGGCCTGCCGGGCCATCGGGTACGCCACGTGCTGCACACCTACGACGCCGACTCGCTCGGGCGGCTCGGCCGGGAGTTGACGGCGCCGGGCACCTGGATCAAGGTCGGCGGGCGCCGCGCCGGCCTCCGCGCCGCCCTGCCCGACCGGTGGACGCTGGACAGCGCCGGATACCTGATGAGCGCGCCGCTGACCCCGGGCGCGGTCGAGCCGCCGGCACCGTACGCGACCCGGGTCCTCGCCGAGGGCGGGGTCGTCGTCGCGACCGTCCTCGACGCCCACGGGCGCAGGGCGGCCTCCGGGCGGCTGGCCGGCGCCGGGGAGTTCGCCGTCGTCGACCAGGTCGAGACGCTGCCCGCCCACCGTCGGCGCGGGCTGGGCAGCGTCGTCATGCGGGCGCTGTGCGACCACGCGGCGGGGCTCGGCATGCGTACGGGCGTCCTCGTCGCCACCGACGACGGGCGTGCCCTCTACCGCGCGCTCGGGTGGACCGTGCGCTCGGAGGTGTCGGGAGCGTACCTCCGGGAGGAACCGGGGCCGTCCTGA
- a CDS encoding zinc-dependent alcohol dehydrogenase, whose amino-acid sequence MKATAWMGKDSVKVVNVPDPTVMNARDAIVRVTSTAICGSDLHLYHGYIPAMRKGDILGHEFMGEVVEVGPQVRNLRVGDRVVVPFPIACGHCTSCQRGLYSVCENSNPNAGVAEKIMGHSPAGIFGYSHLLGGYAGGQAEYARVPFADVGPIKVPDEVPDEQAVMLADVFPTGYMGAEMCDIKPGDVVAVWGAGPVGLLAAASARLLGADRVIVIDRYPYRLRLAQEHAGAETLNYEDVDVLDALNEMTAGRGPDACIDAVGLEGHHGNTAVYAYDRAKQAARVETERPFALREAILACRSGGVVSVVGAYGGFVDKFPMGAFMNRSLIMRTGQCHVQRYTRPLLERIRRGEIDPSFIISHRMPLKDAAKGYKIFQKKQDDCTKVLLKV is encoded by the coding sequence ATGAAGGCCACCGCGTGGATGGGCAAGGACAGCGTCAAGGTCGTCAACGTGCCCGACCCGACCGTCATGAACGCCCGCGACGCGATCGTCCGGGTCACCTCCACCGCCATCTGCGGCTCCGACCTGCACCTCTACCACGGCTACATCCCCGCCATGCGCAAGGGCGACATCCTCGGCCACGAGTTCATGGGCGAGGTGGTCGAGGTCGGCCCGCAGGTGCGCAACCTGCGGGTGGGGGACCGGGTGGTGGTGCCCTTCCCGATCGCCTGCGGGCACTGCACCTCGTGCCAGCGTGGCCTCTACTCGGTCTGCGAGAACTCCAACCCCAACGCCGGCGTCGCCGAGAAGATCATGGGCCACTCGCCGGCCGGCATCTTCGGCTACTCCCACCTGCTCGGCGGGTACGCCGGCGGCCAGGCCGAGTACGCCCGGGTGCCGTTCGCCGACGTCGGGCCGATCAAGGTGCCCGACGAGGTGCCGGACGAGCAGGCGGTGATGCTCGCCGACGTCTTCCCCACCGGCTACATGGGCGCCGAGATGTGTGACATCAAGCCGGGCGACGTGGTCGCCGTCTGGGGCGCCGGCCCGGTCGGGCTGCTCGCCGCCGCCAGCGCCCGGCTGCTCGGCGCCGACCGGGTGATCGTCATCGACCGGTATCCGTACCGGCTGCGGCTGGCGCAGGAGCACGCCGGCGCCGAGACCCTCAACTACGAAGACGTCGACGTGCTCGACGCGCTCAACGAGATGACCGCCGGTCGGGGGCCGGACGCCTGCATCGACGCGGTCGGCCTGGAGGGGCACCACGGCAACACCGCCGTGTACGCGTACGACCGGGCGAAGCAGGCGGCCCGGGTCGAGACCGAGCGGCCCTTCGCGCTGCGCGAGGCGATCCTGGCCTGCCGCAGCGGCGGGGTGGTCTCGGTGGTCGGCGCGTACGGGGGCTTCGTCGACAAGTTCCCGATGGGCGCGTTCATGAACCGGTCGCTGATCATGCGTACCGGGCAGTGCCACGTCCAGCGGTACACCCGCCCGCTGCTGGAGCGGATCCGTCGTGGGGAGATCGACCCCAGCTTCATCATCAGCCACCGGATGCCGCTCAAGGACGCGGCCAAGGGTTACAAGATCTTCCAGAAGAAGCAGGACGACTGCACCAAGGTGCTGTTGAAGGTCTGA
- a CDS encoding SRPBCC family protein produces the protein MHRADEVSLPELDGPEATVSSPRALGWLSLALGVGAIAAPGPLARLAGVDDSPAARTAIPAVGARELVHGVGLLSGRRPAGWTWTRVAGDAADLALLGRAFADRRGERRRRVGLTAAVIAGIAAVDLATAVRHARARRAGRRVIRMDLGVTVNRSPAEAYRFWRDVENLPRFMSHLESVRAEDLRRSHWTARGPAGRAIEWDAEIVEDRPNRSLAWRSLPGTRVPNAGRVRFLPAPGDRGTEVRVQLRYAPPAGALGRAVAKLFGEEPEQQVRDDLRRFKQVLETGEVVRSEGSPDGISVRQQLMQRPAQPLPAARR, from the coding sequence GTGCACAGGGCCGACGAGGTGTCGCTGCCGGAACTGGACGGGCCGGAGGCGACCGTGTCGTCTCCCCGGGCGCTGGGGTGGCTCAGCCTCGCGCTCGGTGTGGGCGCGATCGCCGCGCCCGGCCCGCTGGCCCGACTGGCCGGTGTGGACGACTCGCCCGCCGCCCGCACGGCGATCCCGGCCGTGGGGGCCCGCGAGCTGGTCCACGGCGTCGGCCTGCTCAGCGGTCGCCGACCGGCCGGCTGGACGTGGACCAGGGTGGCGGGGGACGCGGCGGACCTCGCCCTGCTCGGCCGGGCCTTCGCGGACCGGCGCGGTGAGCGCCGCCGCCGGGTCGGCCTCACCGCCGCCGTGATCGCCGGCATCGCCGCCGTCGACCTGGCCACCGCCGTACGCCACGCCCGCGCGCGACGCGCCGGCCGGCGCGTCATCCGGATGGACCTCGGCGTCACCGTCAACCGGTCCCCGGCGGAGGCGTACCGCTTCTGGCGGGACGTGGAGAACCTGCCCCGCTTCATGTCCCACCTGGAGTCGGTGCGCGCGGAGGACCTGCGCCGGTCGCACTGGACGGCGCGGGGCCCGGCGGGCCGCGCCATCGAGTGGGACGCGGAGATCGTCGAGGACCGGCCGAACCGCTCGCTCGCCTGGCGGTCGCTGCCCGGCACCCGGGTGCCCAACGCCGGCCGGGTCCGGTTCCTGCCCGCCCCCGGAGACCGGGGCACCGAGGTGCGCGTCCAGCTCCGCTACGCCCCGCCGGCCGGCGCGCTCGGCCGGGCCGTGGCGAAGCTCTTCGGCGAGGAGCCCGAGCAGCAGGTCCGCGACGACCTGCGCCGGTTCAAGCAGGTGCTGGAGACCGGCGAGGTGGTCCGCTCCGAGGGCAGCCCGGACGGCATCTCCGTCCGCCAACAGCTCATGCAGCGCCCGGCCCAGCCGCTGCCCGCGGCCCGCCGCTGA